In Aspergillus fumigatus Af293 chromosome 2, whole genome shotgun sequence, a genomic segment contains:
- a CDS encoding putative exosome complex subunit Rrp46 gives MVGPTASLTPLKRADGSASYKCPSSGFDILGSVNAPVELPGRRDALKPEEATIEVFVKPGTTPGGVGERYVEGILKTMLGRLILGREKGYPRRGVVLTLAIVGGESVCRGDSYLTLLPALLHASLLALISASVPLSMTFAASILAVTSSGDIIRQPSVSQAAAAKSLHVLAFSSKGHLLLNESQGTFDFATWEKVHQHASAICRGTLAGNADDDVSMGEEGGEQGLEKFMRETIEDKVYQDYAWKIDAA, from the exons ATGGTTGGGCCAACCGCCTCCCTTACTCCTCTAAAACGCGCCGACGGATCGGCATCCTACAAATGTCCTTCATCGGGGTTCGACATCCTGGGTTCCGTAAATGCTCCTGTCGAGCTGCCTGGCCGCCGCGATGCATTGAAGCCTGAAGAGGCGACTATCGAAGTTTTTGTGAAGCCTGGGACCACTCctggtggtgttggtgaaAGATATGTGGAGGGAATCCTGAAAACTATGCTGGGGAGGTTGATTCTGGGACGAGAGAAGGgatatcctcgtcgaggCGTTGTCCTTACATTGGCAATTGTGGGTGGTGAGAGCGTCTGTCGGGGAGATTCG TATCTgactcttcttcctgctcttctccaTGCTTCGCTTCTGGCTCTAATCTCAGCTTCTGTTCCCCTATCGATGACCTTTGCTGCATCCATCCTGGCAGTCACATCGTCGGGAGATATTATccgccagccttctgttAGCCAAGCGGCAGCCGCGAAATCTCTTCACGTTCTGgcattctccagcaaggGCCATCTACTTCTGAACGAAAGCCAGGGAACATTCGACTTCGCTACATGGGAAAAAGTTCATCAGCATGCCTCCGCAATCTGTCGCGGCACGTTGGCCGGCAACGCCGATGACGATGTCAGTAtgggggaagagggaggtGAACAAGGGTTGGAGAAATTTATGCGGGAGACTATTGAGGACAAAGTCTACCAGGATTATGCTTGGAAGATTGATGCGGCGTGA
- a CDS encoding GAF domain-containing protein, giving the protein MPHADSSYFSTSQEPTKAEVYAQVLEQAKGLVTGQRNWVSNFSNIASLLWHAYAALPSPSSSVNWAGFYIRQDKFPALGSQNTRSNSTNNLLLLGPFQGRPACQEIRFGRGVCGTAAEKRETVIVPDVLSFPGHIACDASSRSEIVVPILVGGETVAIIDVDCTEPAGFDEEDKKWLEELASLLAECCDW; this is encoded by the exons ATG CCTCACGCCGACTCCTCCTACTTCTCAACCTCCCAAGAACCCACCAAGGCAGAGGTATACGCACAAGTCCTCGAACAAGCCAAAGGCCTAGTAACAGGCCAGCGCAATTGG GTCAG CAACTTCTCCAATATCGCCTCCCTCCTCTGGCACGCCTACGCCGCCCTCCcatccccctcctcctccgtaAACTGGGCTGGCTTCTACATCCGCCAGGATAAATTCCCCGCGCTCGGTTCCCAGAACACACGAAGCAACAGCACCAATAACCTCCTGCTGCTAGGCCCATTCCAGGGCCGCCCTGCTTGCCAGGAGATCCGCTTCGGGCGCGGCGTGTGTGGCACCGCAGCGGAGAAGCGCGAGACGGTGATTGTGCCGGATGTGTTGAGTTTCCCGGGACATATTGCCTGTGACGCGAGTAGTCGGAGTGAGATTGTGGTGCCGATTCTTGTTGGCGGGGAG ACGGTTGCGATCATCGACGTTGATTGTACGGAGCCGGCTGGgttcgacgaggaggataaGAAGTGGTTGGAGGAGCTTGCGTCGCTTTTGGCGGAGTGTTGTGATTGGTAA
- a CDS encoding putative NAD+ kinase Utr1, producing the protein MASSSSSHGPLKPQSDTLPSECSALLSSSSPPLSSATPLSDPTSPDSCPLTSTTVGVSLLRDYASHIDPSQSTNDLHVNQSTSGLSNSRANVPQKLELHQQEAPPVASLPTSPFLSFRTAGPLGSQHRKNASSSDLIPRQTIMKALASRPSLCTNPNSNAPLAASLGLLATSPTSSSSAETEQQRSSNSSSQKLSAALSNLQLGKYLERSPSTAQLVLQSPCFFHRRFDDAVNIQKVLEEISDDEWLSHSRLVQTATGVREVSKQLQRRPIKRAVKNVMIVTKARDNRLVYLTRELAEWLLSTPRYGSDLGVNVWVDSKLRNSKRFDAAGLLQSEPRFEQMLHYWTPDLCWAAPEKFDLVLTLGGDGTVLFTSWLFQRIVPPVLCFSLGSLGFLTNFEFENYKSHLNDVMGDVGMRVNLRMRFTCTVFRKDRSKGAEAGAVEEGEQFEVLNELVIDRGPSPYVSNLELYADNDLLTVVQADGCIFSTPTGSTAYSLSAGGSLIHPSIPGILLTPICPHTLSFRPMVLSDSLLLRIAVPTGSRSSAYCSFDGKGRVELRQGDYVTVEASQYPFPTVVSGSGEWFESVQRALRWNTRGAVQKSWNRDGTDDISADEEEEEWDIDTDAGLVGTDSGLGPSEDGDSGTTSPMKRQMSLLNM; encoded by the exons atggcttcctcttcttcaagcCATGGCCCCCTGAAACCCCAGTCCGACACCCTTCCCTCTGAATGCTCAGCTCTcttgtcatcttcatcaccgccGCTCTCCTCGGCAACCCCGCTATCAGATCCAACTTCTCCAGACTCTTGTCCCTTGACGTCCACCACTGTCGGTGTATCACTCCTTCGGGATTATGCCAGTCATATAGATCCTTCTCAGTCGACAAATGATCTTCATGTGAACCAATCCACCTCCGGGCTGTCCAACAGTAGGGCCAACGTGCCGCAGAAGCTTGAGCTTCACCAGCAGGAAGCGCCGCCCGTCGCCTCGTTACCGACGTCCCCTTTCCTCTCATTCCGCACTGCGGGCCCCTTGGGTTCGCAGCATCGCAAGAACGCATCGTCAAGCGACCTTATACCCCGACAGACGATCATGAAGGCCCTGGCGTCGCGACCGTCGCTGTGCACCAATCCGAATTCCAATGCGCCGCTGGCGGCGTCTCTCGGATTACTAGCTACAAGCCCCACCTCGAGCTCTTCAGCGGAGACGGAGCAGCAACGGTCCAGCAACTCGTCGTCACAGAAGCTTTCGGCGGCTCTTTCGAACCTACAGCTGGGCAAATACCTGGAAAGGTCGCCCTCAACGGCGCAACTGGTCCTGCAATCGCCATGCTTTTTCCATCGACGGTTCGACGATGCCGTCAACATTCAGAAGGTGCTGGAGGAAATATCCGACGATGAGTGGTTGTCGCATTCGCGGCTGGTACAAACTGCAACCGGAGTGCGGGAGGTGTCGAAGCAGCTTCAAAGGCGGCCGATCAAACGGGCAGTGAAAAATGTGATGATTGTGACAAAGGCGCGTGATAACCGTTTGGTGTACCTGACGCGAGAGCTAGCCGAGTGGCTTCTCTCGACCCCGCGATATGGGAGCGACCTGGGGGTGAATGTATGGGTCGATTCTAAACTACGGAATTCCAAGCGATTCGACGCCGCCGGACTGCTGCAATCTGAGCCGCGATTTGAGCAGATGTTGCATTATTGGACTCCGGATCTCTGTTGGGCCGCTCCGGAGAAGTTTGATCTTGTCCTTACGCTAGGCGGGGATGGTACGGTTCTCTTCACGTCGTGGCTTTTCCAGCGGATCGTTCCGCCGGTGCTCTGCTTCTCACTGGGAAGCCTGGGCTTTCTGACGAATTTCGAGTTTGAGAACTACAAGTCCCATTTGAATGATGTCATGGGAGATGTTGGTATGCGGGTCAACCTTAGAATGCGGTTCACCTGCACGGTCTTCCGCAAAGACCGAAGCAAAGGGGCAGAAGCAGGTGCagtcgaagaaggagagcagTTCGAGGTCCTGAACGAGTTAGTCATCGACCGGGGGCCTTCACCTTATGTGTCAAATCTTGAGCTGTACGCCGACAATGATCTCTTGACCGTTGTTCAGGCGGACGGCTGCATCTTCTCCACGCCAACTG GCTCGACGGCATACTCTCTGTCTGCAGGTGGCTCTCTTATTCATCCTTCTATTCCGGGCATTCTCCTTACTCCTATCTGCCCCCATACGCTGTCTTTCCGTCCAATGGTATTGTCAGACTCGCTGTTGCTCCGTATCGCCGTTCCGACGGGATCCCGCTCCAGTGCCTATTGTTCATTTGATGGCAAGGGACGCGTTGAACTTCGTCAAGGGGACTATGTGACTGTTGAAGCCAGCCAGTACCCCTTTCCTACCGTGGTCTCGGGGAGCGGGGAATGGTTTGAAAGTGTGCAGCGGGCGCTGCGCTGGAACACCCGCGGAGCCGTTCAGAAAAGCTGGAATCGCGATGGGACTGATGATATAtctgcggacgaggaggaggaggaatgggACATTGATACCGATGCCGGTCTGGTTGGCACCGATAGCGGTCTTGGGCCCAGCGAGGACGGTGACTCGGGGACTACCAGTCCGATGAAGCGACAGATGAGCCTGCTCAATATGTAG